The sequence below is a genomic window from Alligator mississippiensis isolate rAllMis1 chromosome 16, rAllMis1, whole genome shotgun sequence.
ggagaggatgagggaactgggcttatttagtctggacagGAGAAAACAGAAGGAATTTAATGGCAATCTTTagttacctgaagggtggttccaaagaggatggatctagaccagtgtttcccaacctctTTTTGCTATgacctgcttctgggagcagagtgcgatggctgcctgggggcaggggtgggggagctcccggCACGTGGTGCAGCTCGTCCTTTGTGTGtggtgctgctgccattgcccccacgaccctcatttgggtcacaaCCCGAAGTTGGGATCCGctgatctagactgttctcagtggtggcagataatggaacaaggagcaatggtctcaagttgcagcaaggaaagtttaggttagatatttggaagaattttctcactcggAGGATcataaagcactggagcaggttacccagagaggtggtggaatcgtCATCCTtggacccagcttgacaaagccttggctgggatgatctagttggggatggtccttctttgaccaggaggttgaactagatgatctgaaggcccttccaaccctcattttctataattcagTTAACACCATCACCACTCTTCCAGCCACACAATATCTGGCCCTGTGGagagcctcacaggccagattcagagcATGAAGCAGTgtcatctggaaatttggtggcaagagGAGGGGGCAGAAATTAATACTGCCATTGCCAAATTACCAGCCTGCGGGCTGATTCCCTGCTTTGGgttcagcccatggggccaggtgggttTGACGTCCCTGTTCTCTGCTTGTGTCTGAATGCTCTTGTTCTGGTTCTGTTTTCCTAAAGTTGATACACTTGTTCAAACCTGAGATGTTCTAAACATTTTATTCGGATCTGAGTGGGGCTCTGTCTTATGGCTtatgtttgttcatttttctaGAAAACGTGATGTCATGCAGAATATTATGCAAATATTGGAATCGGTCCAGTTAAAATGGGAGCTGTTTCAGAGCTGGACAGACTTCTCCAGGCTGCACCTTTCTAACAAACTGGCCATTTTTGGCATTGGTTATAACACACGCTGGAAGGAGGATATTCGTTACCACTATGCCGAGATCAGTTCTCAGGTGCCTCTCGGCAAACGGCTTCGGGAATATTTCAATTCAGAGAAGCCAGAGGGCAGGGTCATTATGACCAGAGTACAGAAAATGAACTGGAAAAATGTTTACTATAAATTCCTAGAGATTACGATTAGTGAAGCAAGATGCCTGGAGCTGCACATGGAGATTGACTGGATACCTATAGCTCACTCCAAGCCAACTGGAGGAAACCTTGTTCAGTATTTATTACCAGGGGGGATTCCCAAAAGCCCTGGTTTGTATGCTATTGGTTATGAAGAGTGCCATGATAAACCCCAATCACCTGTTGCAGACCGCAGAGGCCAAGATCCTGGCAAAGAGACTCAAGGGGAGACAGATGTCCCTTCACCACAGGCCTCTCTCAGGGTGGATATGGAGTCCACCAGAATTATCTATTGTTACCTTGGCATTGCTGAGGTAAGAACTCTCCAGCAGTGCTTGTTTTTACATTTTCAGGCAAACACCAAAACCTTCAGTAAAGAGTGGGTTGGGATCAATGGATTTTTATCTCAGAACTGCATCGTAGACCCTGGTGTGTCGCCTAAATCCATCTACATAAAATTTGTGGAAGTGGAGAGGGATTTTCTTTCTGCTGGCTCTTTGGTAGAGTGCCTGGAAAAAGCCATTGGATACCCATTAAGGTTTAACAACTGAATCTCGTCCTTCATAAGGATTAGGGCTCCTGTTTCCTTTCACTGTTGCTCGCTAACAAGTGGATCCTATCTGTTCGCAGTTGGGCAAGTCAGACTTTCAAAGTGAAATGAACTTCAAAGTGAAAGATGCTTGCATGTGATCACAAAAACTTGTCCTGAGCAAGTAAACTGTACAGCTTGGCAGGCCAATTAGTTTTATAAGGAGAAGAGTAAGGAGGAAAGCCCTGTAAACAAAATGACTGTAGGTACATTCCACATTGGACAGAGCTTTTACTTTGCGTTTCATATGAAAATCTGTTTTTCCacaatgtttcatttttacaCATCTTGTCTCTATAATAAGTGTTATTACAGATCTGAATAAATAAGCAATAGATAATGGCAAGTTAAACTGAGTCACATTAAATGAGACTTTCAATGCCACCCTTAGCTACTATTGTATATAATTTAGAGTTTCACTTTTTTCACCCATCAGAAGTGTTTTACTATTTCCAAACAGTGTTGCCTGCAAAGACTTTTGTTTCTGTGATGTATCCCACTTTTTTACTAGTAGTGTTGCCATATCagcttttttttaacattaaaataaCTCCTGGCCTTTTTAAGTTCTAGCTAGCCTCTTTGTGGCAGTGAGAATAACCTGACAGTTGGGAAACATTTTGTCAAACCATGCTTATCAATACAATCAAAGCTGTGAGAATTTGGgaggggggcgggaaggggggagtaagggtgggggagggggggctattGTGGATGGGGAGTAAACATTTAATGCCTTTTCAGAACTGTTACTATATAAGCCCCATTATCTTGCTGGCTGGTGCtggcattttgatttttttctaaaactcATTGATCAGTGGAAGTTGTGACATATAATGAATGTGTCAgtcctaataaaaaaaaaaaaaaaagcatacacaGATGGAGTTCTAGAAATGTGTTTCTCTTACTAAACCTGATTTTCCTGGATGCAGAAACTACCCTCTTCTTGGGTAGGTTTGCAGTAGAGATGTGGATGTTTAGTTCAACTTGGGTAATAAATTACACCCATGAAAACTTTGTATCCAAGCTTCATTCCTTCAGCTGGAGGTTTTCTTCCATTATTGATGACTTACATTTTTGTTGGTGGGAAGGAAAAGGATGtaaatttatgaaaatatttttattgccttttacaaAAATGGATACATGCAAATCTCGGACATTTAAGCAGTGCTTGAGAAGCACTGAATTTCTAAATTCAATCTGCATCGTAATACCACAATTAGGCAGTCATTAACAGAATGACCATTCATTTATTTTCAACTAAATGTGTAGGAGGGAATTTACCATAATTCTTAAGAGGGCAGTTATTGTGAAGACAGCAACAGCACAGAGTCAATGGTAAGTGCAGGTGAGAATTTTCATGCACATTACATACAGTATAGTGAGGCCATAATAAATGTGTTAACTTAAGCGTGTCAGTTTAAGTCCACTGCTTATTAAGCATAGCTTCACTAGGGTTGGAGATGTAGATTAATGTGAAGGAACTGATGGTTGTCAGAGGAGCTAAATGAAGCAAGCAAACAGTGTAACGAGAGGCTAGATTGACCCTACCTGCACTAGAGTTGGTGGCCCCAGCTCTGGTTGTGCCATGTGAAGCACCATACAATGCTTTGTGCAGGCAGTATTTCACAAGTGTCCCTGTGCTTGGGTATAACTGGTTTAACTTTTGATGCAACTCTGCCCACATTGTCTCCATTCAGATTTGTTCTAGCAGGTGGAAGGAAATACTAGTGGCCTTGGTTCTACCCACGTCCTACCCCTACAGTGCCTGTATCCCACTTGCATCGTTCCAGCAAGCAATAGAAACAGTGCTTATGGTTTGCTTTGGAAAGCAGCCTTTTCCCCGCAGTGATATTCTTTGTGGACAATAAGCAGAACACCCTTCAGGATGGCTTAATTTTTAAAGTTGTAAGATGTTTGTTGTGATATTGTTACAAGATACTTCGATCTGTACCGGCAGCTTTTTAAATAGTACTTTTGATTGTTACTGAGTGATTTCTCATGCTTTGTGTATTTTTTAGGAATGTATACATCATACATAAAAGGAGTTGGAAAATAAGTCAACATGCATATGACCCAGCATTTCTTAGGACTTGAGCCCTTTCTACCAACAGAAGAAAAAAGTGAATGTGTATCTTGCTGCAGCCAAGAGTTGGTGTTGCAGTGGCACAGGATAACCTGCAGGGTGCCTATACTTGAAAGATGTAAGATAGAGTAAACTTATATTCTGAAACACCTTCTAAGCAAAGTCATCCCCCAGTAAATCTGAACCTTAAACTAATTTCATCAAGGCTTTCCGGGCATTAACTTGTGTCCCAAATTCCCAAAAGGACTGGTGCATCTGGCTTTGGGAGCACAGCTGAGGATGCTGACTGGGGCAGAGTGGTGTTCATCTTAATATGCTTAATGCAATCTATTAGGGAGGAAACAGAAGATAACAGGAAACAGTGCAGTTTGAAAATTGATAAAGCCCTAGGTGAAAGTTTTGTATTTGCACGCCTTTGTTTCCCTGCATGGTGGTACTCTTTGTAACAAATTCCTGCATATTAGGACCACAGTTATTCACAGAGAGAAGCGATACAAAATATTGAAGCCTCTGCCTTCATACTGCCTGGACCATAAGGGCCTAGTACTATAGGATGTATGAGCAGGTCTTTGGGCCAAAATAAACTGCAAATCATCATTTCACTAAGCCGTGAGTTCCTAAACATTTTAATGGTGTGACCCACTTCTGAATTACAGTTGGGCAGACCAGTTTCCACTCCCACTGGCAACAGAATAATATCTGAGAATCTACTGCTTGCTTAAGAAGGGCATTTAAGTAGTTTGTCATCCCTGCTTGTCAAAATGTTGTGCCTGAGTTCACATGTGTATTTGTCTGCTTTAGGTTCATTGGTTCTTTTTGTCTTTCTCTACCTGATAAAGCCCTTTAGGACCCTTCATTTTCTCTTTGAGGTATACTTGCACAATGTGATCAAGTCATCTCTGGTTTTGTGTATTTTGTTAATCGCACCATGTTGAATACCTCAAGTCTCTTCCCTTAAGAAATTTTATCAAGCCCTTGAACAATTTCTGTGATTTATGTCCTCTCCAGTTTGTCAacaaccttttttaaaatgttgatatcTGGTGTGCATGCTATGTGCCAGTATCTGTTTTGCTGATGTTGCATATAGAGCTTAAATTGCCTCACTGCCCCTATTCACTACTCCCCTGTGCAGACATGCATATTTATGCATTGTAGTTCCACTTTttgccccaggactgcacataCAGCTTACGTTGAAAAGTTTATCCTCTATGATCCCTAAACCTTTTTCAGAATCTGTGCTTTCCAGGATGTGATCCCGTATTCTGCAGATTGGGTTTCCATTCCTTCTGTCTGGGTACATAATTTTTTGCATTTGGCTGGATTAAAACACacactccttttcttttttttaatagactCGGCCTATTCAGTTGCTTTGTGTGACTGGCTCATTATTTACCACTCTGCCAAAGTATGCCAGTGGTCAGATAAGTAATGTGTGGAGGTATGGTCAGTGAATTAACACTTCATCAGCTGGTAAGTACAGGCACATTGCCCATGGTAGCATAGTATTAGAAACCCATTAGCAGCAATTTCAGTGTTTTAACttggaaaaatgtaatttttcaaTGTAGATCTTTTAACCTTATGAGAGGTTAAAAATGGGACTTACTCCAAAGGTTTTTGGTGTAGGAGGAGAGTATTGACTGGGGTTGTGGTACTAGCATattttacccaaatccaagactgCTTTGGATTTAATAtccaccctgcaccccctccctcccccaaccattAGATTTgttgcatggaaaattataaatttgttatcttCTATACAAGGAAAATTATAAGTAGAAGGTCACTTCAAATTTGTCTTCCCCCTGTCCTGCacactccccttctccccttcctgctgtggtggggaaagcagaggcaggggtgtGAGGAGCCAGACGCTTGCCCTCTGCCTGTCCCACatcttctctcctccctgcccctttatCATctggaggagcagagctgcaagAGAGCATCTCCA
It includes:
- the MSANTD2 gene encoding myb/SANT-like DNA-binding domain-containing protein 2 isoform X3, whose protein sequence is MAASCGSSQLAAAESPLKIPKMEVLSPGSPGALSDGNPSLSDPSTPSGASPLGPGGPGCAAAAAGAGAGGGGAGGLGGRGGASPSVSFSPGGAAAAAAAAACRGMSWTPAETNALIAVWGNERLVEARYQQLEGAGTVFGSKAPGPAMYERVSRALAELGYERTPSQCRERIKTLRRCYSRVKEHGVGKRKSSYTFEQLEQVFGQGGWDSQPCQPVLINSSGLYQELESDGSTMEEYSQEDWGNHSQDLHCYQTGEQELDEMPATKRTLKIKQESSEDAQKRDVMQNIMQILESVQLKWELFQSWTDFSRLHLSNKLAIFGIGYNTRWKEDIRYHYAEISSQVPLGKRLREYFNSEKPEGRVIMTRVQKMNWKNVYYKFLEITISEARCLELHMEIDWIPIAHSKPTGGNLVQYLLPGGIPKSPGLYAIGYEECHDKPQSPVADRRGQDPGKETQGETDVPSPQASLRVDMESTRIIYCYLGIAEVRTLQQCLFLHFQANTKTFSKEWVGINGFLSQNCIVDPGVSPKSIYIKFVEVERDFLSAGSLVECLEKAIGYPLRFNN
- the MSANTD2 gene encoding myb/SANT-like DNA-binding domain-containing protein 2 isoform X5, translating into MEEYSQEDWGNHSQDLHCYQTGEQELDEMPATKRTLKIKQESSEDAQKRDVMQNIMQILESVQLKWELFQSWTDFSRLHLSNKLAIFGIGYNTRWKEDIRYHYAEISSQVPLGKRLREYFNSEKPEGRVIMTRVQKMNWKNVYYKFLEITISEARCLELHMEIDWIPIAHSKPTGGNLVQYLLPGGIPKSPGLYAIGYEECHDKPQSPVADRRGQDPGKETQGETDVPSPQASLRVDMESTRIIYCYLGIAEVRTLQQCLFLHFQANTKTFSKEWVGINGFLSQNCIVDPGVSPKSIYIKFVEVERDFLSAGSLVECLEKAIGYPLRFNN